In Chitinophaga sp. H8, the sequence ATACGGCCAAAAGCACATTGGGGGAAGAACCTTTAAAAAATATAAAGGCTCCGCGAAGTGTATTTAACCCGGAGAATTACAGGTATTATGACTGTGTATACCAGGAAACGATCCGGGAAGGCGACCGGCACCTGCTGGTATTGGAAATTTTCCCGAAGCAAAAATCGAAAAAGGGGCTGTTGAACGCGCAGCTCTATATTGATGAGGCTTCATTGGCTATTGTTAAATTCAAATGGGATTTAAGTCCGGCAGGCGTAAAGTATGTAAACAGGCATGGGAAAGGTGGGTTTGGATATACCATAATGAGCAAAGTGGTGAAGGCTACTTTTGATTTCACGCAGGTAAAAGTAGCGATAGGCTATAAATATTACCAGGGGAAGTGGTATCTGCACACCATACAACGCAGTTTTGAAGCAGCGTTGAACAGTCCAAAGAGAGGGATCGATCATCGTTCCTGGAGGGCAGATATGGACCTGGTAGTAACGGATATCAGCAAAGACAGTGTACAACGTTTTACAGCGGGTAATATCCTGAACAGCAACGCAGCAATGAGTAGTGTTATCGGAAATGAGGCCGATGACAGTTTCTGGGAAAACTATAATATCCTGAAACCCGTCATTCCGGATTCATTGCGCCAACAGCGGCCAGATACCACTGTTACAGTAACTCCGGTGCCGGTTACCCGGGTATCGAACCGGCAAAACGGGTTTACCCATGCGGACACCCTGAGAGGACAGTTATCACCGCTACGTTCCTGTTATGATGTCACGTACTACCACCTCGATGTAAGCGTGAACATGGATGCCCGCACTATACAAGGCAATAACCTGATGCGTTTTAAAGTGGTATCCCCCTTTGCGGTAATGCAGGTAGACTTGTATGCAAATATGAAAATCGATAGTATCCTTTACCGGGGGCAGCCACTAGCTTATACCCGGGAAGCAGCAGCTGTGTTTGTCCGCTTTCCTCAGCTACAGCCTGTGGGGAGTGAGCAGGAGATCAGGATCTACTATGCAGGCGTCCCGCAGGTACCGGATTTTAAAATACCTATGAATGGGGGTATACTGTGGGATAAAGACGCAGCAGGGAATCCCTGGGCACAGGTGGTATGCCAGGGATCGGGTGCCAGCCTGTGGTGGCCCAATAAAGATCACCTGTCGGATGAACCGGACAGTATGCGTATATGGATTACCGTACCGGAAGGATTTACCGAAATATCCAACGGCAGGCTGATCCGTAAAACGCCTGTCGGGCATGGGAAAACCCGGTACGAGTGGCTGGTGAGTTATCCTATCAACAACTACAATGTTACCTTCAATATCGGTAAGCATACTCATTATCGCGACTATTACATCACAGATGATACACTCACTATTGACTACTATATGATGCCTTATAACCTGGAGCGGGCCAGGAATATGTTCCAGCAGGTAAAGCCCATGCTGCAATGTTTTGAAAAGAGTTTTGGTAAATATCCTTTCCCCCGCGATGGCTTTACGCTGGTAGAGAGCTTATATCCTATGGAGCATCAAAGTGGGGTCTGTATCGGGAGGATCACAGCCGAAAATGCAGTTGGCCCCAATCGCCTGTTATGGCATGAGTCTGCGCATGAATGGTGGGGCAATGCCATCAGCTGTAAAGACCTGGCAGATATGTGGATACATGAAGCATTTGCTACCTATGCAGAAGCATTGATGATTGCCTGCACTGAAGGGGAATCCGATGCACAGGACTATATTACGGAACAAAGAGCCGGGATCTCCAATAAAGAACCTGTCATCGGCGTATATGACGTAAACCATATTTTTTATGATACCGGAGATATGTATAATAAAGGGATCGTGATACTACATACTTTCCGTAATATACTAAACAATGACAGCTCCTGGTTCCGGTTATTACATGATATCCAGCAGTTCTTCCGGTATAAAACGCTTTCTTCCGATGAGCTGGTAGACTTTATTTGTCAGCGCACACATACCGACTACCGGTATTTTTTTGAGCAATACCTTAAATATACCACGATCCCCAAGCTGGAGCTTGCCCGAAAAGAAATAGGAAATGACCTGGTGATAAAATACCGCTGGCAGGCTGATGTAAAAGATTTCCGTATGCCGGTAAAAATTACTACCTCCGCCAACAAGTACACTTTTATTTATCCTACTACTACCTGGCAAACAAAAACGCTGAAGAAAATGAATCTGGACGATTTCGAAGTGGACGAAGAAGGAATGTATTTTGAGTTATTAGCTGTTGGATTTTAGCTAATAGCCCGCAGCTACTCCGCCTTCAAACTCTTTACCGGATTCATTAAAGCAGCCTTTATTGTCTGATAGCTAACCGTCAGCAAAGTGATACATAAGGCACTTATTCCGGCTACCAGGAAGAACCATAGGGAGATCCCGGTACGATATTCGTATTGCTGCAACCATTGCTCCAGGAAATGCCAGGTCAGTGGTATGGCAATCAGACAGGCAATGCTTACCAGTACAAAAAATTCTTTAGACAGCATGCGCCAGAGCCCAAATATGGATGCGCCCAGTACTTTCCGGATGCCGATTTCCTTCGTGCGTTGTTGTGCTACAAAAGAGGCCAGGCCGAATAACCCCAGGCAACTGATAATGATGGTTAAGAGGGCGAAGCTGCCAGCCAGTTTACCTACCCGTTCTTCAATAGCAAATTTGCGGGCATATTCATCACTTACAAATTTGAAACTAAAAGGCACCGCCGGGTTATGTTTTTCAAACACACCTGCTATTTTTTCCAATGCAGCATGCGCATTCTGGGCAGGGTTTATCTTCAGGATGACGAAGTTGGGATTATCGTAACTCAAATAGTAGATTGTCGGTTTAACAGGGTCATAAGGAGAGTTCATGACCATATCTTTTACAATGCCTATTACATGCAGTTTTGCACTACCCCAGGTAATGATTTGGCCGATAGGGTTTTTCAGTTGCATGAACTTTGCAGCCGTTTCATTTAAAATGACTCCCGAGGAGAGATCTGTAGGGTAGCCATTGGAAAAGTCCCGGCCCTGGGAGAACTTCCAGCCCAGCGTTTTACCATAGTCATGCGTTACAGCCACCGTGACAAACTCGTCCTGCAGGTGAGGAGGTTTACCGGTCCACTGAAAACCACCCCGTGCATCCCAGGTGTCGGTAGTAGGTCCCTGAGAGGCCGTCATACTTACGGCTGCCTCTGTGCTCAGAAGGTCATTTTTTAAAGCATCATAGTGCGCTTTGATATCGGATGGAGACATGCGGACAGTTATCAGTCCATCGCGGTTATAGCCTATGGGCCGGTCTTTTGCAAATTGTATCTGATGGTAAACAATGAGAGTGCCAGTCATCAATGTGACTGCTACAGTAAACTGTATAACAACCAGGACTTTGCGGGGTAGCGCTGCAAAGCGCCCCAGGTGAAAAGTTCCTTTAAGTACTTGTAACGGTTGGAATGAGGACAGATAAAATGCAGGATAACTGCCTGCAACTAATCCGGTTAGCAGACTGCATCCTAAACCGATTGCCCAGAATAACGGATTCGTCCAAAGTATGCTGATCTTTTTATCAGCGATGTCATTGAAGAAAGGTAATACAAGCTGTGCCAGTAAGATTGCCAGTATAAAGGCGAAGAGTGTGACCAGTACAGATTCAGTTAGGAACTGTCCGATCAGTTGTCCTTTCCTGGAACCTATTGTTTTGCGGATACCTACCTCTTTAGCACGTTTTTCAGAACGTGCCGTGCTGAGGTTCATAAAATTAATACAGGCCAGCATCAGTACAAAGGCCCCGATAGTGGCAAACAGCCAGACAAATTGTATGCGTGCATTTGTAGGAACCCCATTTTTCCAGGTGGAATGTAAATGCCACTGGCTCATCGGGTGTAAGAACAACCTGGGATTAAACACAGCTGCATCTTCTTTACTGATATGATCCCGTTTGAGAGGGGCAATCATCCGGCTTACTTTTTCGATGTCTGCCTGTGGCATCAGCTCTACATAAAGTGTTGTGGAATTTATATTCCATGCGTCCTGTTTTTGCCGGATATCTTCACCGGAGGCGATATATAGCTCCCAGGGTGCGAGGAAATGCAGCTCATGGAATTGTGAGTTCAGTGGAAGGTCGTCATATACGCCGGTCACATTCAAGGTGATAGTATCCATCTTCAGTAACTGGTTCAGTGGATCTACATCCCCAAATAGCGCTTTCGCCGCAGATACCGACAGCATAATATTGTTGGGGTCTTTCAGGCCATCCCAGCTACCTTGCTGCATATGAAGCGTCAGCATTTCAGGAGCACCGGCTTCCATGAAGGTCCCGGTTTTAATGATCTTTTTATCGCCATGGGTAAGTACCCGGTTGCTGGTATAAGCTGACAGGACAATATGTTTGAATGCTCCGCTATACCTGCTGCGTAGTTCCCTACCCAGTGGAATGGGTACCGCTTCGCGGGTGTCTGTAGTACCATTGTAAGAAGCATGGTACATCACCTGGGCAATGTGGGAATAGTTTTTATGATATTGGTTGAATGTGAGCTCGTCCCATATCCACAGGCCAATGAGTATGGCTACCATCATCCCCATTGCCAGCCCGGCAATATTGATAAAAGCATGCAGTTTGCTTTTCAGGATATTTCTCCAGGCAATAGTAATATGAACTTTTAGCATAACGGTATGGATCCTAATGCCAATCCTTTGTCTAATATAATGCCTGTTTCGTGGAGTATTGAAAATAAATGAGTTACTTATTTACTGGCGGGTCAGATTGTTCGGTTTTAATATATGGTTGTCCGCTTTTGGTACAGTTGGTTGTAATTGCTGGGCTGGGATATCGGGTGTATATTTGTAGCAGATTCCATGATTTATATTACAGCAAAACGATATTCCTATGGGCGCATTTAATGATCTTATTCAGTCAGAAACACCGGTATTGGTCGACTTTTATGCAGATTGGTGCCAACCCTGCAAGGCTATGGGCCCTATTATCCAGGAGGTAGCCAGGGCCATGGAGGGGAGGGGAAGAGTGGTAAAAGTTAATATAGATAAGAATCAGGACGCTGCCCGGCATTTTAATGTTACAGCAGTACCCACTTTTATCATCTTTAAAAAAGGGCAGGTGTTATGGCGCCATGCCGGTATGATCGATAAACCCAGTTTGCTGAGAACAATGGAAGCCAACAGCTAGGGTATTCCATTTCCCGTTCAAAAAAAAGTGAAGATTGTTTGTAACAAAATCCCAAAAGTGATACTTACCTGACAGGAATCATTCATTTAACCAATGACGCATCACTTTGTCTAGTAAAGAAGCCCGTTTTTTACAGTTGCTGGAAGCGCATAAAGGTGTGCTGTTTAAGATTTGCCGGATCTATGAAGAAGATGCGGAAGCACGCAATGACCTGCTGCAGGAAATGATTTTGCAGCTGTGGGCGTCTTTTGATACGTTCAGGGGAGATAGCCAGTTTAGCACGTGGATGTACAGGGTAGCATTAAATACAGCGATTGTGTTTTTTAAAAAGGAAAAACGAAGGCCGGATACCGTGATGCTTCCCCTGGATAATGAACAACCGGCTCCTCCGCAGTATAATGGGGAAACAGAACAGCAGCTTGCCTTGTTTTATAAGGCTGTTAAACAATTAAGCCAGGTGGAAAAAGCATTGGTATTCCTGTATATGGAGAACCAGACCTACGAAGAGATCGCGGCTAACATGGGAATTACTCCTGTAAATGCCCGGGTCCGGCTCAACCGGATTAAAAACAAAATAAAAGAGCTGATTAAAACAATGGGTTATGAATCTTGATGAGTTAAAAGATGCCTGGGGTAAAGATGTCCCGCCAGATATGACTTTACCGGTAAGCGCTGCATTGCAGGGGCAAACATCTTCTGCCATTAACAGGATAAGAGGTAACATGAGATGGGAGTTTTTTATTACCCTAATCGGCTACGTTATCATGGGCTTCCTCTTGCTCAGCCGTTCCCAGGCGCCTTTATTCCTGATCGCAGGAGGAGCTGCATTGTTTATATTATTGTTACAGAACGGGTATTATTTCTTCCGCTTTTATCTTTTTTACCGCACGATGAGCCGGTACGATTTTAATATGCGGGAGAGCGTCAGGAAAGTAGTATATGAGCTGGAACTTAATACGGAGGTCTATAAAACATATAATTTCTGTATCATCCCATTGACCATTATCATCGTCATTACAATCCTGGGTGGGAAGGGGCTGGCAGACTATCTCCTGCACCTGCTGACAGTTGGTTTTTCGGTTACACCGGTAGTGGTATTATGGGGGATAGTTACGCTTTTTTTCTCCCTGGCCATTACGCATGTTTGTATCAACCTGCATATTCATCTGCGGTATGGCAAATATATTGCCGCACTTAAAACGGTGGTACACGAACTGGAAAACGAAGCATAACCAGGCCTTGGTGGAAAGCCTGGTTATGCCCGTGATGAATACGTTATTCAAAAGCCCTTACAAAGTAAGCAATAGTAGTTTTGCCGGATACCGTACCCGACTGGGTTTTGATCGTAGCGGTACCATTACCCCCACCAAAACTGAGCAGATATACCGGCCCGTTGGTAATATTGATCGTGAAAACGGTGCCGCTTTGTGTAATGGTAGCACCTGCTCCGCCCACTACTTTATAAGAAAATGCTACCTGGCTCTGAAATCCTGTGTAGATCGTGAACGTAGTACTGGTACCATTGCTGGTCGGTGCCTGGAGGAAAAAGTCAACAATTCCTGATGAGCCCAGGCTATTACCATTGTTAAGGTTTACTGCAGTAGTGGAAAGGTTATTAAAATCTTCGCTGTTGACAAACATTTTAACCTTATTCAGTTTAGCTATAGGCATACCGTTCCAGACGTCAAAACTCCCGCCTCCGTTTTGTACATCCAGTGTGGCTGTTGGTGTACCGGTAGCCCCGATCTTCGTTTGTGCATAGCTGTAATTAGTCAGTAATATGGTAGTGAGCAGGATAATAAAGTATCTCATTTTTTTTAGTTTTTCGAAGATGGACAATAAGTGATAACTATTGTTTGATGAATTTGCTGCCGGAGATCAATTTTCCGGAAGCGTCTTCTAGGCGGAGGATGTAAGTGCCAGCAGCCAGTTGCTTGAGTGTAAAGCGTACGGTGTCATG encodes:
- a CDS encoding M1 family aminopeptidase yields the protein MKILQPVCLIIVFFLLPIEGIAQDLFLALSGKIVNAQTGIPIPYANIQLKSKGTGTISNTAGEFILKIPTQYLPDSVVISCMGYQRSTLPIPAAGFTDQDILLTPAVLELKEVAVKVRSGWDILKAAMASIPDNYDTAAVRLTAFYREHLWLEDQELNFNESVLEIIKTFYTDEARQDQIRILKGRKKEIKHHWDPQFFGFISNISNTAKSTLGEEPLKNIKAPRSVFNPENYRYYDCVYQETIREGDRHLLVLEIFPKQKSKKGLLNAQLYIDEASLAIVKFKWDLSPAGVKYVNRHGKGGFGYTIMSKVVKATFDFTQVKVAIGYKYYQGKWYLHTIQRSFEAALNSPKRGIDHRSWRADMDLVVTDISKDSVQRFTAGNILNSNAAMSSVIGNEADDSFWENYNILKPVIPDSLRQQRPDTTVTVTPVPVTRVSNRQNGFTHADTLRGQLSPLRSCYDVTYYHLDVSVNMDARTIQGNNLMRFKVVSPFAVMQVDLYANMKIDSILYRGQPLAYTREAAAVFVRFPQLQPVGSEQEIRIYYAGVPQVPDFKIPMNGGILWDKDAAGNPWAQVVCQGSGASLWWPNKDHLSDEPDSMRIWITVPEGFTEISNGRLIRKTPVGHGKTRYEWLVSYPINNYNVTFNIGKHTHYRDYYITDDTLTIDYYMMPYNLERARNMFQQVKPMLQCFEKSFGKYPFPRDGFTLVESLYPMEHQSGVCIGRITAENAVGPNRLLWHESAHEWWGNAISCKDLADMWIHEAFATYAEALMIACTEGESDAQDYITEQRAGISNKEPVIGVYDVNHIFYDTGDMYNKGIVILHTFRNILNNDSSWFRLLHDIQQFFRYKTLSSDELVDFICQRTHTDYRYFFEQYLKYTTIPKLELARKEIGNDLVIKYRWQADVKDFRMPVKITTSANKYTFIYPTTTWQTKTLKKMNLDDFEVDEEGMYFELLAVGF
- a CDS encoding ABC transporter permease; amino-acid sequence: MLKVHITIAWRNILKSKLHAFINIAGLAMGMMVAILIGLWIWDELTFNQYHKNYSHIAQVMYHASYNGTTDTREAVPIPLGRELRSRYSGAFKHIVLSAYTSNRVLTHGDKKIIKTGTFMEAGAPEMLTLHMQQGSWDGLKDPNNIMLSVSAAKALFGDVDPLNQLLKMDTITLNVTGVYDDLPLNSQFHELHFLAPWELYIASGEDIRQKQDAWNINSTTLYVELMPQADIEKVSRMIAPLKRDHISKEDAAVFNPRLFLHPMSQWHLHSTWKNGVPTNARIQFVWLFATIGAFVLMLACINFMNLSTARSEKRAKEVGIRKTIGSRKGQLIGQFLTESVLVTLFAFILAILLAQLVLPFFNDIADKKISILWTNPLFWAIGLGCSLLTGLVAGSYPAFYLSSFQPLQVLKGTFHLGRFAALPRKVLVVIQFTVAVTLMTGTLIVYHQIQFAKDRPIGYNRDGLITVRMSPSDIKAHYDALKNDLLSTEAAVSMTASQGPTTDTWDARGGFQWTGKPPHLQDEFVTVAVTHDYGKTLGWKFSQGRDFSNGYPTDLSSGVILNETAAKFMQLKNPIGQIITWGSAKLHVIGIVKDMVMNSPYDPVKPTIYYLSYDNPNFVILKINPAQNAHAALEKIAGVFEKHNPAVPFSFKFVSDEYARKFAIEERVGKLAGSFALLTIIISCLGLFGLASFVAQQRTKEIGIRKVLGASIFGLWRMLSKEFFVLVSIACLIAIPLTWHFLEQWLQQYEYRTGISLWFFLVAGISALCITLLTVSYQTIKAALMNPVKSLKAE
- the trxA gene encoding thioredoxin; the encoded protein is MGAFNDLIQSETPVLVDFYADWCQPCKAMGPIIQEVARAMEGRGRVVKVNIDKNQDAARHFNVTAVPTFIIFKKGQVLWRHAGMIDKPSLLRTMEANS
- a CDS encoding RNA polymerase sigma factor, with protein sequence MSSKEARFLQLLEAHKGVLFKICRIYEEDAEARNDLLQEMILQLWASFDTFRGDSQFSTWMYRVALNTAIVFFKKEKRRPDTVMLPLDNEQPAPPQYNGETEQQLALFYKAVKQLSQVEKALVFLYMENQTYEEIAANMGITPVNARVRLNRIKNKIKELIKTMGYES